ATCTCCGACCTGGGCACCAAGGGCGGGCTGCGCACCGACACCGACGCCCGGGTGCTCGACACCTCCGGCCGGCCGATCCCGGGGCTGTACGCGGCCGGCAACACCATGGCCGCGGTGTCCGGCGAGACCTATCCCGGCGGCGGCAACCCGATCGGTGCGTCACTGCTGTTCAGTCACCGCGCCGCACTGCACATGGCCGGAGAGTGATCCGGCTCAGCTCCCGGCGGCCGCCCGCGCCAGCCGGTCGCTCAGCAGATCGGCCAGCGCGGAGCGGACGATCTTGCCGGTGTCGGTGAACGGCAGCTCCTTCTTGTCGGCGACCCAGATGTGCTTGGGCACCTTGTAGGCCGACAACTCGGTGCGCAGCCGGTCCCGCAGCGCGCCGGCATCGACCGAGTGCCCGCGCTTGGGCACGACGGCGGCCGCGACGATCGTCGCGCCGTCCGGATCCTGCGCGCCGACCACGTACGCCTCGAGCACCCCGTCGAGCGCGCACAGCGCCGACTCCACCTCGCCCGGCGTGACATTGGTGCCGCCGCTGGTCTTGATCATGTCCCCGAGCCGGCCGGCGAAGGTCACCCAGCCGTCGGCGTCGGCCGCGCCGCAGTCGCCGGTCCGGTAGAACCCGTCCGGGGTGAACACGTCCTCGCGCTCGCGCTTGTACAGCCGCTGCATCAGCGAGTAGCCGCGCACCCAGATCTCACCGACCTCGCCGGGGCGCTTCGGCTCGCCGGTGTCGGGGTCGACGATGCGGTGGGTCAGCCCCTCCACCGAGGGGCCGACGGTCCCGCGGCGGTGCGGTGGCTGTTGCAGATACGGGTCGGCGCCGAGGTGATTGCCGCACAGTTCGGTCATCCCCAACGAATCGCACCCGACCGGCCGGCGGTCCGGCGGCACCATCGCCGGCATGCTGGTGCGCCGCACCGAGCTGAGGTCGCGGCGAGCGAAATCGGGATGCTCGGCCAGCGTCTTTCCCTGCTGGGGCCAGCCCAGCGTGATCGTCGCCCGGTGGGTTTCGATGAGCCGCAACGCCTCACCGGCGTCGAACGCGGGCTGGGTGATCAACGTGGCACCGTGGTGGATCACCGCGTGCAACCCGGTGACCAGTCCGCCCACCCAGAAGAACGGCATCGAGGTGAACAGCACATCGCCGGGGCGGACCACGTAGATGTGGGTCAGGTTGTAGGAGTGCCGCACCAGCGTGCCGTGGGTGTGCACGGGGGCCTTCGGTTCGCCGGTGCTGCCCGAGGTGTAGATCAGCACCACCTCGTCGGCGGGGGTCACGCACGATTCGGCCGCGGCCAGCAGATCGGCGCCGGCCGGAGCCGTGTCGGCGCCGCCGGTCAGTTCGTCGCCGACCACGGGGGTGACCCAGCCGCGGTCGGGCGACCCCCACACCGCGACGGTGCGCAGATACGGTGCGGCCGACAGCGCGATCCGGCCCGGGCGCTGGCTCTCCAGGCCGGGCAGCGCCTCCTCGAGCCGGGTCAGGAAGTCGTTGCTGCCGAACCCCGGCCACGCCAACAGCGTGGACAGATCGGCATGCCGAATCGTCCACGCCAGCTCCCGCGGCTTGGCGAACGTGTTGATCGGCACCGCGACCGCGCCGATGCGGGTGACCGCGAACCACGCCAGGGCCCAATCGACGCTGTTGGGCATCAGGATGCCGACGTGGTCGCCCTTGCCGACGCCGCGGGCGAGCAGGGAGACCGCCAGTCGCGCGGACCGGCGCTCGAGCTCGGCGTAGGTCACCGAATGGCCGTCGGCCACCAGAAACGTCGCCGGACCGAACCGCTCGGCGGCGAATCGCAACAGCGCGGGAACGGTCGGTTCGATGGCCGGGAAGGGCATGGCCGCCATGATAATGCGATATTCGGTAATCGAGAACAGGTGTTCTCATTACCGTGCGCCGACGTCTAGACTGCGGTCAACGGAACCGGGGTCATCGGACGAGGCTAGTGATGGAGGCCGGAAATTAGCAGCAGCGATGTGCTGAAGGGTGTGCGGGTACTGGAGGTCGCGGCGTGGACCTTCGTGCCGTCGGCGGGTGCGGTGCTGGCCGAATGGGGTGCCGAGGTCATCAAGGTCGAACCGTTGGCCGGCGGCGACCCGCAGCGCGGTCTGGTGACCATGGGCATCGTCGACGAGGGCGGGGGTTCGGTCAACTACATGATCGAGATCCCCAACCGGGGCAAGAAGTCGATCGGGGTGGACCTGCTGAACCCCGGCGGTCAGGAGGTGGTCCATGAGCTGGCCAAGACCTGCGACGTCTTTCTGACCAGCTATCTGCCCAGCCGGCGCAAGCGCATGCGCATCGACGTCGACGACATCCGGGCGGTCAACCCCAACATCGTCTACGTGCGGGGCTCCGGGCACGGCCCGAACGGGCCGGACGCCGACAAGCCGGGCTACGACGGGGTCTCCTACTGGTCGCGCGGCGGGATCGTGGTGGCGCTGACCGAGGACGCCGAGGAGTTGGTGCGCTCCCGTCCGGCGTTCGGGGACCTGCTGGGCGGGATGACGATCGCCGGCGGCATCGCCGCGGCCCTCTACAAGCGCGCCACCACCGGGGAGGGGTCGGTGGTGGACGTGTCGCTGCTGGGGCTGGCCGCCTGGAACCTCAGCCCCGACATCGCGGTCAGCCAATTGCACGGCGGCAGCGCCATTCCCAAGTTCGGCCACGCCGACGCGCCCAACCCGCTGGTCGGCAACTACCGCACCAAGGACGGTCGCTACATCACGCTGATGATGCTGCAGATGGACCGGTTCTTCGCCGAGGCCATGCACGCCATCGGCCTGCCCGAGGTTCTCGACGATCCGCGATTCGCCGATCCCGCATCGCGTTTCGAGAACCGCAGCGCGTTGATCGCGATGATGGACGAGGCGTTCGCCAAACGCACCCTCGCCGAATGGCGCGAGGCGCTGGCCGGGCTGTCGGGGGCGTGGGGAGTCGTGCAGACCCCCGGAGAGGTGTGCGAGGACCCGGCCGTCACCGTCAACGGCTACGTCGCCCGCACCACCACGATGAACGGTGTGCCGTACACGATCCCGGTCAACCCGGTGCAGTTCGACGAGCAGCACGTGGTGCCCGACGGCGCCCCGGAGCACGGGCAGCACACCGAGGAGGTGCTGCTGGACGCCGGATTGAGCTGGGAGGCGATCGAGCGCTACAAGCAGATGGGAGCCGTGCTGTGAGCGTGCGAGTCGGTCGAACTCGGCAGCCGGTCGAGTTCGACCCGTTCTCCGAGGAGTTCTTCAACGGGCCCTACGAGACCTACCGGCGGCTGCGCGACGAGGCGCCGGTGTACTACAACGCCAAATGGGATTTCTGGGCGGTGTCGCGGTTCGACGACGTCGCCCCGGCCACCAAGGACCACGAGACCTGCTCGTCCGCCAAGGGGGCGACGCTGGACATGGTCAAGGCGCCGGAGCAGTCGATCCCGGTGCCCAAGGTGATCATCTCGATGGACCCGCCGGAACACAACCGCATGCGCAAGCTGGTGAGCAGCGTGTTCACCCCGCGTGCGGTCGCCGAGCTGGAGGGCATGGTCCGCGAGAAGATCTACAGCCTCGTCGAGCGGCTCGACCCCGAGGCGGGTTTCGACGCGGTCGCCGACTTCTCGGCGATCTTCCCCAACCAGGTCATCACCACCATGCTCGGCGTGCCCGAGCAGGACCGTGAGCAGATCCGGCACTGGCTGGACCTGCTGCTGGAGCGCAAGCCAGGGCAGATCCACATCACCGAGGAGGGCTACCAGGCCTCGGTGGCGACCGGCATGTACTACTACGACCTGGTCCAGAAGCGCCGTGCCGCACCGCAGGACGACATGATCAGCCGGCTCATCGAGACCGAGATCGAGCGGGACGGCAAGATCGAGAAGCTCTCCGACGTCGACATCACCGGGTTCGCGACGATGCTCGGCGGCGCCGGCGCCGAAACGGTCACCAAGCTGATCGGCAATGCGGTGGTGGCGTTCGCGGACTATCCGGACCAGTGGCAGAAGCTGCGCGCCGATCGCAGCAAGGTACCGGCCGCGATCGAGGAGCTGCTGCGTTACGAGGCCCCGTCGCAGTACCAGGTGCGGGTCGCCACCCGCGATGTGACCCTGCACGGCACCACCATTCCGGAAGGCAGTGCGGTGCTGCTGATCACCGCGTCGGCGCTGCGCGACGAGCGCGTGTTCGCCGATCCGGACCGTCTCGACATCGACCGGGACCGGGTGATGGGCTTCAACCTGGCCTTCGGGTACGGCGTGCACAGCTGTCTGGGCGCGGCGCTGGCCCGCATGGAGAGCAGGATCGCGCTGAACGCGCTGCTGGACCTGCTTCCGGAATACGAGGTCGACCGCGACGGTTTGCGCCGGGTGTGGATGTCGAACGTGGCCGGCTACAAGAACGTGCCGGTGCGCGCTAAGCGTTGACGATCCCGCGCCGTTCCGGGCTCACCTGGTCGCGCCGGCACAGCACCCGCTCGGTCTCGTCGAGCGCCCCGGCCGCGTTCAGTGCCCGCAGCGCCTGCTGCTTGAAAGCCATTGCGGCGTAGCTCATCCGCCGGGGCGAACGCACCCATCCGGCGAACTCCGCCCCGCCGGTGTCGCCACCCCACAACAGCAATTCGGTGGTCGGCCGCCGGCTGGTCACGGCCACCTGGCGCCGCACCGGCCCGCGTCGGGAGTACAGCGGTGCGGCGATCAGCAGCACGTCCGGCCACTCGGGCAGGGGCAGGGCAACGGAATCCAGATCGGTGGCGGTCACGCCCAGGATCCGCAGGCCGCGCCGGGCGGCGGGATCGTCGTCCGGTTCCTCGAGGACGACCATGACGTTCCAGCCGGCCATGACGTGGTCGCAGACGAACCCGCCCACCGCGGTCACCACGTCGGCGGCGGTGACGCCGAACACCGCCAGCCGGGGCGGTTCGCTGCGGCCACGCAAGCGGCGCGGCGGACGGTTGGAATCCGTGAGAATCATCAATATCCACTTTCGAAAATATTCGTTCTCATCAGGGTAGCGTCAGCGCCTGCGGTGTGGCGGGCTAATCCGGTCAGCCGGCCGCGGATCGTCGGCCGCGGGCCGGCCGTTCCCCGGCCAGGCCGCGCAGCAGGAACGATCGCGCGAAGGCGGCCACCGCCTCGTCGTCGCTCATGTCGATGGTCGGCGAGGGCGTGTTGAACAGCGAGAACAGGATTCGCGCCACCCACTCGCTGGCCTGGGGGATGTCGAGATCCTTGCGCACCTCGCCGGTCACCCGGCCGGCCGCCAGGTACGGGGCGATGAAGTCCGCGCACTCCTTGAGCAGGGCGGCCGAGTCCCGGGTGAGCAGGAGGTTGACCTCCTCCTCGTCGAAGTACTTCTCACCCTGCACGACGCGCCGGGCCTGTGTGACGAACACACAGGCCCGGACCAGCTTGTCCTCCAGGTCCTCGCCGCGGTTCACCACCTTGGCCATGTTGCGGTAGAACCGCTGCGAGGCCGCCTCCGCGCAGGCCTCGACGATCGCGGCCTTGTCGGGGAAGTACTCGTAGACGGTGCTGCGGGAGACCTCGGCCTTGCGCGCGATGTCGACGATCGTCGTCTTGCGCAACCCGTAGGTGCGGAAGCAGGCGAAAGCCCCCATGATGATCGCCTCACGGGTATCCAGGGCCGGTGCCTCCGTCACAGCCATCACGATAATTAACCCGGCGAAAGGATCAGCCCGCTGGTCGGCACGCCGGTGCCCGAGGTCACCAGCACGTGCTCGACGTTCTCGACCTGGTTGTAGGAGGTTCCCCGCACCTGGCGGACCCCTTCGGTGATGCCGTTCATCCCGTGGATGTAGGCCTCGCCGAGCAGCCCGCCGTTGGTGTTGATCGGCAGCGACCCGCCGATCGAGAGCTCCTCGATCGAGACGAAGTCCTTGGCCTCCCCGCGGCCGCAGAACCCGAGCTCCTCGAGCTGGGTGAACACGAACGGGGTGAAGTGGTCGTAGAGGAACGCGGTCGAGATGTCCGACGGCTTCAATCCGGAGTCGCGCCAGAGCTTCTCGGCCACCACACCCATCTCGGGCAGCCCGGTGATGTCGTCGCGGTAGTAGCTGGTCATCACCTCGCCGTCGTAGGCCGCGCCCTGGGCCGCGGCGGTGATCACCGCCGGGCGGTTCTTCAGGTCACGGGCCCGCTCCACGCTGGTCACCACCAGCGCCACCCCGCCGTCGCTCTCCTGGCAGCAGTCCAGCAGCCGCAGCACCGGTTCGATGATCCACCGCGAGTTCTGGTGGTCCTCCAGGGTGATCGGGCGCTGGTAGAACCAGGCGTCGGGGTTGTTGGCCGCGTGTTTGCGGTCGATCACCGAGATCTTGCCGAAGTCCTCGTTGGTGACCCCGTAGGTCGTCATGTAACGCTGGGCGTGCAGCGCGACCCACCCGGCGGGCGTCATCAGCCCGAACGGCGCATAGGGGGCCAGCCACAGCGGGGGAGCGGACGGTTTGCGCCCGCC
The window above is part of the Mycolicibacterium hassiacum DSM 44199 genome. Proteins encoded here:
- a CDS encoding lipid-transfer protein, with product MSGIGGKAAIVGIGQTEFSKESGRSEMQLACEAVKAALDDAGLTPADVDGMVTFTVDENEEIEVARNVGIGNLTFFTRVPHGGGAAAGTVLQAAMAIATGVAEVVVCYRAFNERSGFRFGGGGRKPSAPPLWLAPYAPFGLMTPAGWVALHAQRYMTTYGVTNEDFGKISVIDRKHAANNPDAWFYQRPITLEDHQNSRWIIEPVLRLLDCCQESDGGVALVVTSVERARDLKNRPAVITAAAQGAAYDGEVMTSYYRDDITGLPEMGVVAEKLWRDSGLKPSDISTAFLYDHFTPFVFTQLEELGFCGRGEAKDFVSIEELSIGGSLPINTNGGLLGEAYIHGMNGITEGVRQVRGTSYNQVENVEHVLVTSGTGVPTSGLILSPG
- a CDS encoding CaiB/BaiF CoA transferase family protein, with the protein product MLKGVRVLEVAAWTFVPSAGAVLAEWGAEVIKVEPLAGGDPQRGLVTMGIVDEGGGSVNYMIEIPNRGKKSIGVDLLNPGGQEVVHELAKTCDVFLTSYLPSRRKRMRIDVDDIRAVNPNIVYVRGSGHGPNGPDADKPGYDGVSYWSRGGIVVALTEDAEELVRSRPAFGDLLGGMTIAGGIAAALYKRATTGEGSVVDVSLLGLAAWNLSPDIAVSQLHGGSAIPKFGHADAPNPLVGNYRTKDGRYITLMMLQMDRFFAEAMHAIGLPEVLDDPRFADPASRFENRSALIAMMDEAFAKRTLAEWREALAGLSGAWGVVQTPGEVCEDPAVTVNGYVARTTTMNGVPYTIPVNPVQFDEQHVVPDGAPEHGQHTEEVLLDAGLSWEAIERYKQMGAVL
- a CDS encoding cytochrome P450, whose protein sequence is MSVRVGRTRQPVEFDPFSEEFFNGPYETYRRLRDEAPVYYNAKWDFWAVSRFDDVAPATKDHETCSSAKGATLDMVKAPEQSIPVPKVIISMDPPEHNRMRKLVSSVFTPRAVAELEGMVREKIYSLVERLDPEAGFDAVADFSAIFPNQVITTMLGVPEQDREQIRHWLDLLLERKPGQIHITEEGYQASVATGMYYYDLVQKRRAAPQDDMISRLIETEIERDGKIEKLSDVDITGFATMLGGAGAETVTKLIGNAVVAFADYPDQWQKLRADRSKVPAAIEELLRYEAPSQYQVRVATRDVTLHGTTIPEGSAVLLITASALRDERVFADPDRLDIDRDRVMGFNLAFGYGVHSCLGAALARMESRIALNALLDLLPEYEVDRDGLRRVWMSNVAGYKNVPVRAKR
- a CDS encoding TetR/AcrR family transcriptional regulator; its protein translation is MAVTEAPALDTREAIIMGAFACFRTYGLRKTTIVDIARKAEVSRSTVYEYFPDKAAIVEACAEAASQRFYRNMAKVVNRGEDLEDKLVRACVFVTQARRVVQGEKYFDEEEVNLLLTRDSAALLKECADFIAPYLAAGRVTGEVRKDLDIPQASEWVARILFSLFNTPSPTIDMSDDEAVAAFARSFLLRGLAGERPARGRRSAAG
- a CDS encoding class I adenylate-forming enzyme family protein yields the protein MPFPAIEPTVPALLRFAAERFGPATFLVADGHSVTYAELERRSARLAVSLLARGVGKGDHVGILMPNSVDWALAWFAVTRIGAVAVPINTFAKPRELAWTIRHADLSTLLAWPGFGSNDFLTRLEEALPGLESQRPGRIALSAAPYLRTVAVWGSPDRGWVTPVVGDELTGGADTAPAGADLLAAAESCVTPADEVVLIYTSGSTGEPKAPVHTHGTLVRHSYNLTHIYVVRPGDVLFTSMPFFWVGGLVTGLHAVIHHGATLITQPAFDAGEALRLIETHRATITLGWPQQGKTLAEHPDFARRDLSSVRRTSMPAMVPPDRRPVGCDSLGMTELCGNHLGADPYLQQPPHRRGTVGPSVEGLTHRIVDPDTGEPKRPGEVGEIWVRGYSLMQRLYKREREDVFTPDGFYRTGDCGAADADGWVTFAGRLGDMIKTSGGTNVTPGEVESALCALDGVLEAYVVGAQDPDGATIVAAAVVPKRGHSVDAGALRDRLRTELSAYKVPKHIWVADKKELPFTDTGKIVRSALADLLSDRLARAAAGS